From a region of the Mycobacterium sp. SMC-8 genome:
- a CDS encoding ISL3 family transposase yields MAIPGATVTEVSIGDRDVEVVLRPTARLLSCPCGKRLRSVYDRRRRRWRHLDLAHRRLWLVYEIRRLDCPECGVITEELPWARPGARHTRDFEDTVLWLAQRTDRTSVATLMRCAWETVTAIINRGVAELLDQRRLDTLYRIGVDEVCYRHPHRYLTIIGDHDTGTVIDIQPGRSKESLANFYTSQPDSILDRIEAVSMDFSSVYTSTTAEHLPDAVICYDGFHLMQWVNRALDRVYDGAATGPGRAMMSTADWKAGRWALRTGEDKLSESKRDLVNHIAKTNRHIGRAWALKEQVRDLYRYDHPPGQARQLLKAWITAAKRSRIPVFISLGKRFQAYFEPILAAIELGISNALLEGINATTRLINARGYGHHSAQTLASMIYLCRGGLHPQLPTRT; encoded by the coding sequence TTGGCCATTCCCGGAGCCACCGTCACCGAAGTCAGCATCGGCGACCGAGATGTCGAAGTGGTGCTGCGGCCCACCGCACGCCTGCTGAGCTGCCCGTGCGGCAAACGCCTCCGGTCGGTCTACGACCGGCGCCGCCGACGCTGGCGCCACCTCGATCTGGCCCATCGTCGGCTATGGCTGGTCTACGAGATCCGCCGCCTGGACTGCCCCGAGTGCGGCGTGATCACCGAGGAGCTGCCGTGGGCGCGGCCCGGTGCCCGCCACACCCGCGACTTCGAAGACACGGTGCTGTGGCTGGCCCAACGCACCGACCGCACATCGGTGGCCACGCTGATGCGCTGCGCCTGGGAAACCGTCACCGCCATCATCAACCGCGGCGTCGCCGAACTCCTCGATCAACGCCGACTCGACACCCTCTACCGCATCGGTGTCGACGAAGTCTGCTACCGCCACCCGCACCGCTACCTGACCATCATCGGCGATCACGACACCGGCACCGTCATCGACATCCAGCCCGGACGAAGCAAGGAATCACTAGCCAATTTCTATACCAGCCAACCAGATTCAATTCTCGATCGCATCGAGGCAGTAAGCATGGACTTCTCCAGCGTTTACACCAGCACCACCGCCGAGCATCTGCCAGACGCTGTCATCTGCTACGACGGCTTCCACCTGATGCAGTGGGTCAACCGAGCTCTCGATCGCGTCTATGACGGCGCGGCCACCGGCCCCGGCCGCGCCATGATGAGCACCGCGGACTGGAAAGCCGGCCGTTGGGCGCTGCGCACTGGTGAGGACAAACTCAGCGAGTCCAAACGCGACCTGGTCAACCACATCGCCAAGACCAACCGCCATATCGGACGGGCCTGGGCACTGAAAGAACAGGTCCGAGATCTCTACCGCTACGACCATCCACCCGGTCAAGCCCGGCAACTTCTTAAAGCCTGGATCACCGCGGCCAAACGATCCCGCATTCCTGTCTTCATCTCGCTCGGCAAACGCTTTCAGGCCTACTTCGAGCCGATCCTCGCCGCCATCGAACTCGGCATATCCAACGCCCTACTCGAAGGAATCAACGCCACGACCAGGCTGATCAACGCCCGCGGATACGGCCACCACTCCGCCCAAACACTGGCCTCAATGATCTACCTCTGCCGCGGCGGACTCCACCCCCAGCTACCCACGAGAACCTGA
- a CDS encoding RNA polymerase sigma factor, whose protein sequence is MKVRPFEEIVARHGATVLRVCRAVVGPDDAEDAWSETFLSALRAYPGLPEDANVEAWLVTIAHRRAVDAGRARNRRAVPVAALPERADVTADPARRDGDLWAALQRLPDKQRHAVAYHHIAGLPFSEIATILGNSPAAARRAAADGIRNLRAHYREDETP, encoded by the coding sequence GTGAAGGTGCGACCGTTCGAAGAGATCGTGGCCCGCCACGGCGCCACCGTGTTGCGGGTGTGCCGAGCGGTCGTCGGCCCGGACGACGCCGAGGACGCCTGGTCCGAGACGTTCCTGTCGGCGCTGCGGGCCTACCCCGGCCTGCCTGAGGACGCCAACGTCGAGGCCTGGCTGGTCACCATCGCGCACCGGCGCGCTGTCGATGCCGGGCGGGCCCGCAACCGACGCGCCGTGCCCGTCGCCGCGCTGCCCGAGCGCGCCGACGTCACGGCCGACCCGGCACGCCGCGACGGGGATCTGTGGGCGGCGTTGCAGCGTCTCCCCGACAAGCAGCGGCACGCGGTGGCCTACCACCACATCGCCGGACTGCCGTTCAGCGAGATCGCCACCATCCTCGGCAACAGTCCCGCCGCGGCCCGCCGCGCCGCCGCCGACGGCATCCGGAACCTGCGGGCGCACTACCGAGAGGACGAAACCCCATGA
- a CDS encoding helix-turn-helix transcriptional regulator: protein MLRRALDFIHENAQYDITIRDIAAAADVTPRAIQYAFREHMATTPLEYLRRIRLERAHRELKSADPAYDTVTSIAGRCGFSHPGRFSSAYKEVFGIEPSRTLRSS from the coding sequence ATGCTGCGCCGGGCGTTGGACTTCATTCACGAGAACGCGCAGTACGACATCACGATTCGCGATATCGCCGCCGCGGCCGATGTCACGCCGCGGGCCATCCAATACGCGTTCCGCGAGCACATGGCGACCACGCCGCTCGAATACCTCAGGCGGATCAGGCTGGAGCGGGCGCACCGCGAACTGAAGTCCGCCGATCCGGCCTACGACACGGTGACCTCGATCGCGGGGCGGTGCGGGTTCAGCCACCCCGGACGGTTCAGTAGCGCTTATAAAGAGGTGTTCGGCATCGAGCCGAGTCGCACGCTGCGCTCGTCGTGA
- a CDS encoding AAA family ATPase, which yields MTAVYDDPSTEEPNLLAQIITAAELHHEVFPDLVQFVHGIVIEGFGIVAGPPKLGKSWWTLNLALAVSAGGRAFGKIPVEQRDVLLLALEDSQRRLQSRIRAVWGSDIPPHRLHILTSVQPGLLIPTITTWLQTHPGGLIVLDTLGRARQQRRRGDDAYLADYQAGVALKNVVDAFPGSALLSVHHTRKASSDDFVDDLSGTLGLAGSADYVLVLRRQRNSNDATLQVTGRDAPEGEYAFSTAEGAWTLSGNGLAEAAAEAESRKESRNLGDNALKVLAYVNEHPSGVTPEAVAEHLGINNNDAGTYLRRLHSKGRIDRPTRGFYTPVCVSEVSELSETTVHPIDIQTQKTLQTPLCAVCECVIANPDTAPTWNESTYCDDCSETIDHTLDELMAMADEEPNG from the coding sequence GTGACAGCGGTCTACGACGACCCGTCAACCGAGGAACCCAACCTCCTCGCCCAGATCATCACCGCCGCCGAACTGCACCACGAAGTCTTCCCCGACCTCGTCCAGTTCGTCCACGGCATCGTCATCGAAGGGTTCGGCATCGTCGCCGGACCACCGAAACTCGGAAAGAGTTGGTGGACACTGAACCTCGCCCTCGCCGTCTCCGCTGGCGGCCGAGCGTTCGGGAAAATCCCCGTCGAGCAACGCGACGTGCTGCTCCTGGCGCTGGAGGACTCCCAACGCCGCCTCCAAAGCCGAATCCGCGCAGTGTGGGGAAGCGACATTCCACCCCACCGGCTGCACATCCTGACCTCGGTGCAGCCCGGACTGCTCATCCCCACCATCACCACATGGCTGCAAACCCACCCCGGCGGTCTGATCGTCCTCGACACCCTCGGTCGGGCACGCCAGCAACGCCGACGCGGCGACGACGCCTACCTCGCCGACTACCAGGCCGGCGTCGCCCTCAAGAACGTGGTCGACGCCTTCCCCGGCAGCGCACTCCTCTCCGTCCACCACACCCGCAAAGCGTCCAGTGACGATTTCGTAGACGACCTGTCCGGCACCCTCGGCCTAGCCGGGTCCGCCGACTACGTGCTGGTCCTGCGGCGCCAACGCAACAGCAACGACGCCACCCTCCAAGTCACCGGACGGGACGCACCCGAAGGGGAGTACGCCTTCTCCACCGCCGAGGGAGCCTGGACCCTGTCAGGCAACGGACTGGCCGAAGCCGCTGCTGAAGCCGAGAGCCGCAAAGAGAGTCGCAATCTCGGTGATAACGCGCTCAAGGTTCTCGCCTACGTCAACGAGCATCCGTCCGGGGTCACACCCGAAGCAGTCGCCGAACATCTGGGCATCAACAACAACGATGCAGGCACATATCTACGGCGACTCCACTCCAAAGGACGCATTGACAGACCCACCAGGGGCTTCTACACCCCTGTATGTGTGTCTGAAGTGTCTGAACTGTCTGAAACGACGGTTCATCCAATCGACATTCAGACACAAAAGACACTTCAGACACCTTTATGTGCTGTCTGTGAGTGCGTAATTGCAAACCCTGACACCGCACCTACATGGAACGAGTCGACTTACTGCGACGACTGTTCCGAAACAATCGACCACACCCTCGATGAACTAATGGCAATGGCCGATGAGGAACCGAATGGCTAA
- a CDS encoding methylated-DNA--[protein]-cysteine S-methyltransferase, with product MIATMFDLSAPDDGDTLTRLHRSLASAADADGILDLAYRTVDSPVGTLLLAATPAGLVRVAFDVEIHDAVLARLAETLSPRILHAPARLDPVARQLDEYFGKRRTSFDLPVDLRLTGGFRRDVIEHLRKIGYGHRESYAQVAAAVGNPRAVRAVGTACARNPLPVVIPCHRVVRSDGGGTGQYVGGARAKTALLAMETTE from the coding sequence ATGATCGCCACCATGTTCGACCTATCAGCCCCAGACGACGGCGACACGCTGACCCGCCTGCACCGCAGCCTGGCCTCGGCGGCCGATGCCGACGGAATCCTCGACCTCGCCTACCGCACGGTCGACTCCCCCGTCGGCACCCTGCTGCTGGCGGCCACCCCGGCCGGGCTGGTCAGGGTCGCGTTCGACGTCGAGATCCACGACGCGGTGCTGGCCAGGCTCGCCGAGACGCTGAGCCCGCGCATCCTGCACGCCCCGGCCCGGCTGGATCCCGTCGCCCGCCAGCTCGACGAGTACTTCGGCAAGCGGCGCACCAGCTTCGACCTTCCGGTGGACCTGCGCCTGACCGGCGGGTTCCGCCGCGACGTCATCGAGCATCTGCGCAAAATCGGATACGGGCACCGAGAAAGTTATGCCCAGGTCGCCGCCGCCGTCGGCAACCCTCGCGCCGTCCGCGCGGTCGGCACCGCCTGCGCCCGTAACCCCCTGCCCGTGGTCATCCCCTGCCACCGCGTGGTGCGTTCGGACGGTGGTGGCACCGGACAGTACGTCGGCGGCGCCCGCGCCAAGACCGCGCTGCTGGCAATGGAAACCACGGAATGA
- a CDS encoding SRPBCC family protein has translation MTDRIEVSRTIAAPAADIFAVLCDPQGHVAIDATGMLQDADGEPVRGAGDAFVVHMDREALNDYPELGRYDVTVRITDYEQDRLIAWTILGRLKPQIGHVYGYRLEPAEQGTLVTSFYDWSDIHQQWRDAGIFPVVSELALRATLGILDRTVRRGYPRR, from the coding sequence ATGACCGATCGCATCGAGGTTTCCCGCACCATCGCCGCGCCCGCCGCCGACATATTCGCCGTCCTGTGCGATCCGCAGGGCCATGTCGCCATCGACGCCACCGGGATGCTGCAGGACGCCGACGGCGAGCCCGTCCGCGGCGCCGGGGACGCCTTCGTCGTGCACATGGACCGCGAGGCGCTCAACGACTATCCCGAACTGGGCCGCTACGACGTGACGGTGCGAATCACCGACTACGAGCAGGACCGATTGATCGCATGGACCATCCTGGGCCGGCTCAAACCGCAGATCGGCCACGTCTACGGCTACCGCCTGGAGCCCGCCGAGCAGGGCACGCTGGTCACCTCGTTCTACGACTGGTCCGACATTCACCAGCAGTGGCGGGACGCCGGCATCTTCCCGGTGGTGTCCGAGCTCGCTCTGCGCGCAACCCTGGGCATCCTCGACCGCACCGTGCGCCGCGGCTATCCGCGCCGCTGA
- a CDS encoding PPOX class F420-dependent oxidoreductase: protein MKLNDAARELIGNGADATLVTLNPDGSPQITLVWVALQSTPDGDELVTAHLAEHQKVRNVRRDPRVALTILSPEGVGKAMRPYLAITGTARVVEGGAPELLEQLAQTLSAPDSGFPPPDAPPGYLTRIRIDKIGGVGPWAS, encoded by the coding sequence ATGAAACTCAACGACGCCGCCCGCGAGCTCATCGGCAACGGCGCAGACGCAACGCTGGTCACCCTGAACCCCGACGGCAGCCCGCAGATCACCCTCGTCTGGGTCGCCCTGCAGTCCACCCCGGACGGCGACGAACTCGTCACCGCGCACCTCGCCGAGCATCAGAAGGTCCGCAACGTGCGACGCGATCCCCGGGTGGCGCTCACGATCCTCTCGCCCGAGGGTGTCGGAAAAGCGATGCGCCCCTACCTGGCGATCACCGGGACCGCCCGGGTGGTCGAAGGTGGCGCACCCGAACTGTTGGAGCAACTGGCCCAGACGCTGTCCGCCCCGGACTCGGGCTTCCCGCCACCGGACGCACCGCCCGGATACCTGACCAGAATCCGCATCGACAAGATCGGCGGCGTCGGCCCCTGGGCGTCCTGA
- a CDS encoding helix-turn-helix domain-containing protein, with amino-acid sequence MKNAPTASRPLNLREAAAFLGVTDRTVRNYIAQGLIKAHRVGPKLLRIDSTELARFLEAG; translated from the coding sequence ATGAAAAACGCACCAACTGCCAGTCGGCCGTTGAACCTGCGGGAGGCCGCCGCTTTCCTCGGAGTCACCGACCGGACCGTCCGCAATTACATCGCCCAAGGCCTCATCAAGGCCCACCGCGTCGGCCCCAAACTCCTGCGAATTGACTCCACCGAACTCGCCCGATTTCTGGAGGCCGGCTGA
- a CDS encoding site-specific integrase: protein MTRDRRSFGRIRKLPSGRYQAAYLGPDNRLYKADSTFAQKVDAEAWLTDRRREIDRELWSPPGEKPKKAKKAATAFEVYAEQWVESRMVRGRPLKPRTKAHYKKLLAQHITPTFKGKPIDSLTREAVDRWYRRLDPDTPTIRAHSYSLLRAILGTAVDDKLLDSNPCQVRGAGTAERRIRPKPLTVGQLATLTASMPERLQAMVLLGSWTALRFGELVELRRKDIDIDSGVVMVRRAAVRVDGGWTVGQPKSDAGARDVAIPPNIIPALTEHLKRHVDSGKDALLFPAASGGHLQPSTLYRHFYKARTAAKREDLRWHDLRHSGAVLAAQSGATLAELMARLGHSTPQAAMRYQHAAQGRDQQIAHRMAEIVAESTAAPTPR, encoded by the coding sequence GTGACGCGTGATCGCAGGTCGTTCGGCCGAATCAGGAAACTCCCATCCGGTCGCTACCAGGCCGCCTACCTCGGCCCCGACAACCGGCTCTACAAAGCCGACTCCACATTCGCCCAGAAGGTCGACGCCGAAGCCTGGCTCACCGACCGCCGCCGCGAGATCGACCGAGAACTGTGGTCACCGCCGGGGGAGAAGCCGAAGAAAGCGAAGAAGGCAGCGACCGCTTTCGAGGTGTACGCCGAGCAATGGGTGGAATCGCGGATGGTGCGAGGCAGACCGCTTAAGCCGCGCACCAAAGCGCACTACAAGAAACTCCTCGCCCAACACATCACCCCGACCTTCAAGGGCAAGCCCATCGACAGCCTCACCCGCGAAGCCGTCGACCGCTGGTATCGCCGCCTCGATCCCGACACCCCCACCATCCGGGCGCACTCCTACTCCCTGCTGCGCGCCATCCTGGGCACAGCCGTAGACGACAAACTCCTCGACTCCAACCCCTGTCAGGTCCGGGGCGCAGGTACCGCCGAACGCAGGATTAGACCCAAACCGCTGACGGTCGGACAGTTGGCCACTCTCACCGCCTCCATGCCCGAGCGGCTACAGGCGATGGTGCTCCTCGGCTCCTGGACCGCTCTACGGTTCGGCGAACTGGTCGAGCTGCGCCGCAAGGACATCGACATCGACAGCGGCGTCGTCATGGTGCGGCGCGCAGCCGTTCGCGTCGACGGGGGATGGACAGTTGGACAACCCAAAAGCGATGCCGGCGCCCGCGACGTGGCGATTCCCCCGAACATCATTCCCGCCCTCACCGAGCATCTGAAACGTCATGTGGACAGCGGCAAGGACGCGCTGTTGTTCCCCGCCGCCAGTGGTGGGCACCTCCAGCCGTCCACTCTTTACCGCCACTTCTATAAGGCCCGTACCGCGGCGAAGCGAGAAGACTTGCGATGGCACGACTTGCGGCACTCCGGTGCCGTCCTCGCCGCGCAGTCCGGTGCAACACTGGCCGAACTCATGGCCCGCCTCGGCCACTCCACCCCGCAAGCCGCCATGCGCTACCAGCACGCCGCCCAGGGTCGCGACCAACAAATCGCGCACCGCATGGCCGAAATCGTTGCCGAATCGACCGCCGCGCCGACGCCCCGCTAA
- a CDS encoding terminase large subunit domain-containing protein: MKSGAKGAIQAAPLRFSRYPEERAARRLKFIADYLVVPKGVGAGKPVRLRDFQTDIVEAAFAEGIRTALVSIPRANGKTALAAMLAVAELFVGDASAEVLVVASDQRQAAITLRMARRMIELNPKLADRAHIYADRILVPHNDSMLLPLPAEPGALHGHDPSLLIVDELHVVTEDVWEAVTSVTGKRPESLTLAISTPAASPDSVMWRLVQHGRDADDPAFTLREYMAPEGCDTTDREAWRIANPALACEKPFLSEDGMEAARRTIREPVFRQLRLGQWVTGIEAWLPFGAWDACVGDRTTQPTGERVVLAFDGSASGDSTALVGCTVGEKPHLWVEGLWENPGDERWRVPREDVDLAVAMAFDKYKVVELAADPWGWRSEIEGWAKRHGEKRVVEWNTAHAARMAPATDRMYQAVATKSLTHDGDQRLAAHIAHCVAKPTPMGDLVSKDKRGSPRKIDAAVAGIVAFDRASFHHINKPRKRAVGFR; this comes from the coding sequence GTGAAGTCCGGGGCGAAGGGCGCGATTCAGGCCGCTCCCTTGCGCTTCAGCCGCTACCCGGAGGAACGCGCTGCTCGTCGGCTTAAGTTCATCGCTGACTACTTGGTGGTGCCGAAGGGTGTGGGCGCGGGGAAGCCGGTGCGGCTCCGCGACTTCCAGACCGACATCGTGGAAGCTGCGTTCGCCGAGGGTATCCGCACCGCTCTGGTGTCGATTCCGAGGGCTAATGGCAAGACCGCTCTCGCGGCCATGCTGGCCGTAGCGGAGCTGTTCGTCGGTGACGCGTCGGCGGAGGTGTTGGTCGTCGCCAGCGACCAGAGGCAGGCCGCTATCACCCTCCGAATGGCCAGACGGATGATTGAGCTCAACCCGAAGTTGGCGGACCGGGCGCACATCTACGCGGACCGCATTCTGGTGCCCCACAACGACTCCATGCTGCTGCCGCTGCCGGCCGAACCGGGTGCGCTGCACGGGCACGACCCCTCGCTGCTCATCGTGGACGAGTTGCACGTCGTCACCGAGGACGTGTGGGAGGCGGTCACGTCGGTCACCGGCAAGCGGCCCGAGTCGCTGACGTTGGCCATATCGACGCCCGCCGCGTCACCGGATTCGGTGATGTGGCGGCTCGTGCAGCATGGGCGCGACGCAGACGACCCGGCCTTCACGCTGCGGGAGTACATGGCCCCGGAGGGCTGCGACACCACCGACCGTGAGGCATGGCGGATTGCGAACCCGGCGTTGGCGTGTGAGAAGCCGTTCTTGTCCGAGGACGGGATGGAGGCGGCGCGGCGCACCATCCGCGAACCCGTCTTCCGGCAGTTGCGGCTAGGGCAGTGGGTGACCGGTATCGAGGCGTGGCTGCCGTTCGGTGCGTGGGATGCCTGCGTAGGCGATAGGACCACGCAGCCCACGGGGGAGCGTGTCGTGCTGGCGTTCGACGGTTCAGCGTCGGGCGACTCTACAGCGCTGGTCGGCTGCACGGTGGGGGAGAAACCTCACCTGTGGGTCGAGGGGTTGTGGGAGAACCCCGGCGATGAACGCTGGCGTGTACCCCGGGAGGACGTCGACCTGGCGGTGGCGATGGCGTTCGACAAGTACAAGGTGGTCGAGTTGGCTGCCGACCCGTGGGGCTGGCGCTCCGAGATCGAGGGATGGGCGAAGCGGCACGGTGAGAAACGCGTCGTGGAATGGAACACCGCTCACGCCGCCCGTATGGCCCCGGCCACGGACCGCATGTATCAGGCGGTGGCCACCAAATCTCTTACCCACGACGGTGACCAACGGTTGGCGGCTCACATCGCGCATTGCGTGGCGAAGCCGACCCCGATGGGTGACCTCGTCAGTAAGGACAAGCGGGGGTCGCCCCGAAAGATAGATGCGGCTGTCGCAGGCATTGTGGCGTTTGACCGCGCCT
- a CDS encoding Clp protease N-terminal domain-containing protein: MSDAAKISHPVRLDDLIDVITRVHDEPLDQLTDAVLAAEALGEVADHLIGHFVDQARRSGASWTEIGRCMGVTKQAAQKRFVPRTPTDTGALDPNAGFSRFTDRARAVIVEAQNRAHAAGNPEILPAHLILGLFADPTGLAARLLAGQGVDVAVAAGRVTLPPAVADVPALIPFDTRAKKALELTFRQALRLGHNYVGTEHLLLALYEEEDDDGVLHGLGVDWNRFERELRDALEAFSAQ, encoded by the coding sequence ATGAGTGATGCCGCGAAGATCAGCCACCCCGTCCGTCTCGACGACCTCATCGACGTGATCACCCGGGTGCACGACGAGCCGCTTGACCAACTCACCGATGCGGTTCTGGCCGCCGAGGCCCTCGGCGAGGTGGCCGATCACCTGATCGGGCATTTCGTCGACCAGGCGCGTCGCTCAGGCGCGTCGTGGACCGAGATCGGCAGATGCATGGGCGTCACCAAACAGGCCGCGCAGAAACGGTTCGTCCCCCGGACCCCCACCGACACCGGCGCGCTGGACCCCAACGCCGGCTTCAGCCGGTTCACCGACCGCGCCCGCGCCGTGATCGTCGAGGCGCAGAACAGGGCGCACGCCGCCGGCAATCCGGAGATCCTGCCCGCACACCTGATCCTCGGCCTGTTCGCCGATCCGACCGGGCTGGCGGCGCGCCTGCTCGCCGGCCAGGGCGTCGACGTCGCCGTGGCCGCCGGACGTGTCACGCTGCCACCGGCAGTGGCCGACGTCCCGGCGCTGATCCCGTTCGACACCCGCGCCAAGAAAGCCCTCGAGCTGACCTTCCGGCAGGCACTGCGGCTGGGGCACAACTACGTCGGGACCGAGCACCTGCTGCTGGCCCTGTACGAAGAGGAGGACGACGACGGCGTGCTGCACGGCCTCGGCGTCGACTGGAACCGGTTCGAGCGCGAGCTCCGCGACGCGCTGGAGGCGTTCTCCGCGCAGTGA